A window from Chrysemys picta bellii isolate R12L10 chromosome 2, ASM1138683v2, whole genome shotgun sequence encodes these proteins:
- the LOC122174773 gene encoding uncharacterized protein LOC122174773: MLLKEPSWDPLSVSVPLCLSPSARMEFLWRLFMMIGILARTGMSQGCTPPPGAQNLALGRPATQSSTLPSGVAEKAVDGKRDGKWEQGSCSHTQLDTEPWWIVDLGSRQSVSAVIVKNREDECCGDRLRGAQIRVGDSVIDHGKHNPICGTITDTRPGSVSTICCNGLEGRYVTIVIPGRAEYLTLCEVEVLDRGCAPPPGAQNLALGRPATQSSTLPSGVAEKAVDGKRDGKWEQRSCSHTQLDTEPWWTVDLGSPQSVSAVIVKNREDECCGERIRGAQIRVGDSLIDQGKQNPICGTITDTRPGSVSTICCNGLEGRYVTIVIPGRAEYLTLCEVEVIAQGCAPPPGAQNLALGRPATQSSTFENKETGKAVAEKAVDGKRDGKWVQGSCSHTQFDTEPWWTVDLGSSQSVSAVIVKNREDECCGERIRGAQIHVGDSLADNGKQNPICGTITDTRPGSVSTICCYGLEGRYVTIVIPGRAEYLTLCEVEVLAQGCAPPPGARNLALGRPATQSSTYVDNDGTGNAVAGKAVDGKRDGKWVQGSCSHTQLDTEPWWTVDLGSRQSVSAVIVKNREDECCGERIRGAQIRVGDSLADHGKQNPICGTITDTRPGSVSTICCYGLEGRYVTIVIPGRAEYLTLCEVEVIAHSCAPPPGAVLRVFTKCVSVVAALLRRRGVYVFPYLDNWLIKGRSREQVKSDIALIQTTFQSVGLPINMQKSTLVPTQRIEFIGAVFDSQLVKALLPEDHFRVISEVVRYVQAHPIMMLRDHH; encoded by the exons ATGCTGCTAAAGGAACCATCCTGGgatcctctctctgtctcagttccttTGTGTCTCAGTCCCAG TGCAAGGATGGAGTTTCTCTGGCGTCTGTTCATGATGATCGGGATCCTTGCAAGGACTGGGATGTCTCAGGGCTGCACCCCACCACCAGGGG CTCAGAACTTGGCGCTGGGGCGCCCGGCCACTCAGTCCTCCACGCTCCCATCTGGCGTGGCTGAGAAAGCCGTGGATGGAAAACGCGATGGGAAGTGGGAACAAGGCTCCTGCAGCCACACGCAGCTCGACACAGAGCCGTGGTGGATCGTGGACTTGGGCAGTCGTCAGTCTGTCTCCGCGGTGATCGTGAAGAACAGGGAGGACGAATGCTGTGGGGACAGACTCAGGGGGGCCCAGATTCGTGTGGGAGACTCGGTGATCGACCATGGCAAGCACAACCCCAT CTGTGGGACCATCACTGATACCAGACCGGGATCGGTCAGCACCATCTGCTGCAACGGGCTGGAGGGCCGCTACGTCACCATCGTCATCCCGGGCAGGGCGGAGTATCTCACCCTGTGTGAGGTCGAGGTCCTAGATCGGGGCTGCGCCCCACCACCAGGGG CTCAGAACTTGGCGCTGGGGCGCCCGGCCACGCAGTCCTCCACGCTCCCATCTGGCGTGGCTGAGAAAGCCGTGGATGGAAAACGCGATGGGAAGTGGGAACAACGCTCCTGCAGCCACACGCAGCTCGACACAGAGCCGTGGTGGACCGTGGACTTGGGCAGTCCTCAGTCTGTCTCCGCAGTGATCGTAAAGAACAGGGAAGACGAATGCTGTGGGGAGAGAATCAGGGGAGCCCAGATCCGCGTGGGAGACTCACTGATCGACCAGGGCAAGCAGAACCCCAT CTGTGGGACCATCACTGATACCAGACCGGGATCGGTCAGCACCATCTGCTGCAACGGGCTGGAGGGCCGCTACGTCACCATCGTCATCCCGGGCAGGGCGGAGTATCTCACCCTGTGTGAGGTCGAGGTCATAGCTCAGGGCTGTGCCCCACCACCAGGGG CTCAGAACTTGGCGCTGGGGCGCCCAGCCACTCAGTCCTCCACATTCGAGAATAAAGAGACAGGAAAAGCCGTGGCTGAAAAGGCCGTGGATGGAAAACGCGATGGGAAGTGGGTACAAGGTTCCTGCAGCCACACCCAGTTCGACACAGAGCCGTGGTGGACCGTGGACTTGGGCAGTAGTCAGTCTGTCTCCGCGGTGATCGTGAAGAACAGGGAGGACGAATGCTGTGGGGAAAGAATCAGGGGAGCCCAGATCCACGTGGGAGACTCCTTGGCCGACAATGGCAAGCAGAACCCCAT CTGCGGGACCATCACCGATACCAGACCGGGATCCGTCAGCACCATCTGTTGCTACGGGCTGGAGGGCCGCTACGTCACCATCGTCATCCCGGGCAGGGCAGAGTATCTCACCCTGTGTGAGGTCGAGGTCCTAGCTCAGGGCTGTGCCCCACCACCAGGGG CTCGGAACTTGGCGCTGGGGCGCCCGGCCACACAGTCCTCCACGTACGTCGATAACGACGGGACTGGAAATGCCGTGGCTGGAAAGGCCGTGGATGGAAAACGCGATGGGAAGTGGGTACAAGGCTCCTGCAGCCACACCCAGCTCGACACAGAGCCGTGGTGGACCGTGGACTTGGGCAGTCGTCAGTCTGTCTCCGCGGTGATCGTGAAGAACAGGGAAGACGAATGCTGTGGGGAGAGAATCAGGGGAGCCCAGATCCGCGTGGGAGACTCCCTGGCCGACCATGGCAAGCAGAACCCCAT CTGCGGGACCATCACCGACACCAGACCGGGATCCGTCAGCACCATCTGCTGCTATGGGCTGGAGGGCCGCTACGTCACCATCGTCATCCCAGGCAGGGCGGAGTATCTCACCCTGTGTGAGGTCGAGGTCATAGCTCACAGCTGTGCCCCACCGCCAGGGG CGGTACTGAGAGTCTTCACCAAATGTGTGTCAGTGGTAGCGGCCCTTCTAAGGAGAAGAGGAGTCTACGTATTCCCATACCTCGACAACTGGCTAATCAAGGGCAGGTCTCGTGAGCAAGTGAAGTCAGACATTGCCCTCATCCAAACAACCTTCCAGTCAGTGGGCCTTCCTATCAACATGCAGAAGTCAACACTAGTCCCTACTCAGAgaatagagttcattggggcagTCTTCGACTCCCAGCTGGTGAAGGCCCTTCTCCCAGAGGATCACTTCCGGGTTATTTCAGAGGTAGTTCGTTATGTGCAGGCTCATCCTATCATGATG CTGCGGGACCATCACTGA